A region from the Alnus glutinosa chromosome 5, dhAlnGlut1.1, whole genome shotgun sequence genome encodes:
- the LOC133868509 gene encoding germin-like protein subfamily 1 member 17, with protein sequence MSMKGVHFVAIVALLSLVSSLVSAYDPSPLQDICVAVDDPKSAVFVNGKFCKDLEQAKAEDFFFSGLQNPGNTDNRIGSNVTAVNVQHIPGLNTLGISLARIDFAPYGENPPHTHPRGTEILVVFEGSLLVGFVTSNTENRLFTKVLNKGDVFVFPIGLIHFQFNVGHSNAIAFAALSSQNPGVITIADAVFGSDPPINPDVLAKAFQLDKKIIEDLQKKFEYNN encoded by the exons ATGTCGATGAAAGGAGTCCATTTTGTTGCAATTGTTGCTCTCTTGTCTCTGGTATCCTCCCTTGTCTCTGCCTACGATCCCAGCCCTCTTCAGGACATTTGTGTAGCAGTTGATGACCCCAAGTCTGCTG TGTTCGttaatggaaaattctgcaAAGATTTGGAACAAGCCAAGGCCGAAGATTTCTTCTTCTCAGGGCTCCAAAATCCTGGAAATACAGACAATCGAATTGGGTCGAATGTTACTGCTGTGAATGTGCAACACATACCAGGCCTCAACACTCTAGGCATATCTTTGGCTCGCATTGACTTTGCACCATATGGCGAAAATCCTCCCCACACTCACCCTCGTGGCACTGAGATTCTGGTAGTCTTTGAAGGTTCTCTGCTAGTCGGATTTGTCACATCCAACACTGAGAACCGTCTTTTCACCAAGGTTTTAAACAAGGGAGATGTCTTTGTATTCCCAATTGGTCTCATTCACTTCCAATTCAACGTGGGACACTCCAATGCTATAGCCTTTGCTGCTCTGAGTAGCCAAAATCCAGGTGTCATCACAATAGCAGACGCTGTTTTTGGATCTGATCCTCCCATCAATCCTGATGTTCTTGCCAAGGCCTTCCAACTTGACAAGAAAATTATTGAAGATCTTCAGAAAAAGTTTGAATATAATAATTAG